One Glandiceps talaboti chromosome 20, keGlaTala1.1, whole genome shotgun sequence genomic region harbors:
- the LOC144450683 gene encoding 2-Hydroxyacid oxidase 1-like: MADSKKMICVDDFEEYAKQHLPYRSWTYYSSGADSEDTLRSNRIAYERYVLKPRVLRDVSTIDMSTTILGSKVDSPICIAPTAFHGLAHPDAESATATAASDMNTIMIMSSASNKSMEHIATETPTGTKWMDIYLWPDREVTKDVVKRVEKAGFKAIVVTVDISQLGVRRRLERIGGLSQLVDIRLRNLERYFLKLSGSEDKLPDELTFSDPACTWKDITWLQTITKLPIVLKGILAVEDAVLAAQYGVQGIVVSNHGGRQLDGVPATIDVLADIVQAVGDKLEVYIDGGIRQGTDVLKALALGARAVLIGRPVLYGLTYKGAEGVKHVLQILRDELSTAMALSGCTQISDITSSLVKKKPVSSKL; encoded by the exons ATGGCAGATTCGAAGAAGATGATTTGCGTTGACGATTTTGAGGAATATGCTAAACAACATCTGCCCTATAGATCATGGACATATTACAGTTCAGGTGCAGATTCTGAAGATACACTTAGAAGCAATAGGATTGCATATGAAAG ATATGTCCTTAAACCACGTGTGTTAAGAGACGTTTCAACAATAGATATGTCCACGACAATACTTGGTTCTAAAGTTGATTCACCAATCTGTATAGCACCAACagcatttcatggtttggcacATCCTGATGCAGAATCAGCAACAGCTACTG ctGCTTCAGACATGAATACAATAATGATTATGAGTTCGGCATCCAACAAATCTATGGAACATATTGCTACTGAAACACCCACTGGAACGAAGTGGATGGACATATATTTATGGCCTGATCGGGAAGTTACTAAAGATGTGGTGAAACGGGTTGAAAAGGCGGGATTTAAAGCTATCGTTGTTACGGTTGATATCTCACAGCTGGGCGTTAGAAGGAGATTAGAACGTATTGGGGGACTTTCACAACTGGTTGATATCAGATTGCGAAACCTGGAAAGGTATTTCTTAAAG TTATCAGGTTCGGAAGATAAATTACCAGATGAGCTTACATTCAGTGATCCAGCCTGTACGTGGAAGGATATCACTTGGTTACAGACAATCACCAAACTACCAATAGTCTTGAAAGGTATTCTGGCCGTTGAGGACGCTGTGTTGGCAGCCCAATATGGTGTACAAGGAATTGTTGTATCTAATCATGGTGGCAGACAATTAGATGGTGTGCCAGCAACG ATTGATGTTCTCGCTGACATTGTCCAGGCTGTTGGAGATAAATTAGAAGTCTACATAGATGGCGGTATACGACAAGGTACTGATGTTTTGAAAGCATTGGCTTTGGGTGCCAGGGCAGTGTTGATTGGTCGACCAGTATTGTATGGATTAACATATAAG GGTGCTGAAGGGGTTAAACACGTTCTTCAAATCCTTAGAGATGAACTAAGTACTGCTATGGCATTAtcag GATGCACCCAAATTTCTGACATCACGTCATCACTTGTCAAGAAGAAACCTGTTTCATCGAAACTGTAA
- the LOC144450663 gene encoding 2-Hydroxyacid oxidase 1-like: MADSKQMICVDDFEEYAKQHLPYRSWAFYSSGAGSEDTLKSNRIAYAGYVLQPRVLRDVSKRDMSTTILGSKVDAPICIAPTAFHYLAHPDAETATAAAASDMNTIMIMSSVSYNSMEHISAETPTGTKWMDIYLWPDREVTKDVVKRAEKAGFKAIVVTVDISQLGVKRRLERIGGLSQLVDFRLQNLERYFLKLSGSEDKLPDELTFSDPACTWKDITWLQTITKLPIVLKGILTVEDAVLAAQYGIQGIVVSNHGGRQLDGVPATIDVLADIVQAVGDKLEVYVDGGIRQGTDVLKALALGARAVLIGRPVLYGLTYKGAEGVKHVLQILRDELSTAMALSGCTQISDITPSLVKKNPLLSKL; this comes from the exons ATGGCAGATTCGAAGCAGATGATTTGCGTTGACGATTTTGAGGAATATGCTAAACAACATCTGCCCTATAGATCATGGGCATTTTACAGTTCTGGTGCAGGTTCTGAAGATACACTTAAAAGCAATCGGATAGCATATGCAGG ATATGTCCTGCAACCACGTGTGTTAAGAGACGTTTCAAAGAGAGATATGTCCACGACAATACTTGGTTCTAAAGTTGATGCACCAATCTGTATAGCACCAACAGCATTTCATTATTTGGCACATCCTGATGCAGAAACAGCAACAGCTGCTG ctGCTTCTGACATGAATACAATAATGATTATGAGTTCGGTATCATACAACTCTATGGAACATATTTCTGCAGAAACACCCACTGGAACGAAATGGATGGACATATATCTATGGCCTGATCGGGAAGTTACTAAAGATGTGGTGAAACGGGCTGAAAAGGCGGGATTTAAAGCTATCGTTGTTACGGTTGATATCTCACAGCTAGGCGTTAAAAGGCGATTAGAACGTATTGGGGGACTTTCACAACTAGTTGATTTCAGATTGCAAAACCTGGAAAGGTATTTCTTAAAG TTATCAGGTTCGGAAGATAAATTACCAGATGAGCTTACATTCAGTGACCCGGCCTGTACGTGGAAGGATATCACTTGGTTACAGACAATCACCAAACTACCAATAGTCCTGAAAGGTATTCTGACCGTAGAGGACGCTGTACTTGCAGCCCAGTATGGTATACAAGGAATTGTTGTATCTAATCATGGTGGCAGACAATTAGATGGTGTGCCAGCAACG ATCGATGTTCTTGCTGACATTGTCCAGGCTGTTGGAGATAAGTTAGAAGTCTACGTAGATGGCGGTATACGACAAGGTACTGATGTATTGAAAGCATTGGCTTTGGGTGCCAGGGCAGTGTTGATTGGTCGACCAGTATTGTATGGATTAACATATAAG GGTGCTGAAGGGGTTAAACACGTTCTTCAAATCCTTAGAGATGAACTAAGTACTGCTATGGCATTAtcag GATGCACCCAAATTTCTGACATCACGCCATCACTTGTCAAGAAGAACCCCTTGTTATCGAAACTGTAG